The following proteins come from a genomic window of Phacochoerus africanus isolate WHEZ1 chromosome 9, ROS_Pafr_v1, whole genome shotgun sequence:
- the PSMB11 gene encoding proteasome subunit beta type-11, with amino-acid sequence MALQDVCQWQALDPQGASPHLPQAGAWAVPRGWDPQTFLQTHGPRLAHGTTTLAFRFRDGVIAAADTRSSCGNYVACPASRKVIPVHQHLLGTTSGTSADCTTWYRVLRRELRLRELREGQLPSVAGAAKLLSGMMSRYRGLDLCVATALCGWDRSGPALFYVYSDGTLLQGDIFSVGSGSPYAYGVLDRGYRYDMSTQEAYALARRAVAHATHRDAYSGGSVDLFHVRESGWEHVSRNDAWVLYSELQKLSGLEKEGEEEATSERAGPGGEPSVGPAPGDLRMPSEMKRL; translated from the coding sequence ATGGCTCTGCAGGATGTGTGCCAGTGGCAAGCCCTGGACCCCCAGGGAGCCTCTCCTCACCTGCCTCAGGCTGGTGCTTGGGCTGTGCCCCGGGGCTGGGACCCTCAGACCTTCCTACAGACCCACGGCCCCAGGCTGGCCCATGGCACCACCACCTTGGCCTTCCGCTTCCGTGATGGAGTCATTGCTGCGGCTGACACTCGCTCCTCCTGCGGCAACTACGTGGCGTGTCCAGCCTCGCGCAAGGTCATCCCTGTGCACCAGCACCTCCTGGGCACCACCTCTGGCACCTCAGCCGACTGCACCACCTGGTACCGGGTGCTGCGGAGGGAGCTGCGGCTACGCGAGCTGAGGGAGGGTCAGCTGCCCAGTGTGGCCGGCGCCGCCAAACTCTTATCTGGCATGATGTCGCGCTACCGGGGACTGGATCTATGCGTGGCCACCGCCCTGTGCGGCTGGGACCGCTCCGGGCCTGCCCTCTTCTACGTCTACAGCGACGGCACCCTCCTGCAGGGGGACATCTTCTCGGTGGGCTCTGGATCTCCCTACGCCTATGGTGTGCTGGATCGCGGCTACCGCTACGACATGAGCACCCAGGAAGCCTACGCCCTGGCCCGCCGCGCTGTGGCTCACGCCACCCACCGCGACGCCTACTCGGGGGGTTCCGTAGACCTCTTCCACGTGCGGGAAAGTGGTTGGGAGCACGTGTCCCGCAACGATGCCTGGGTGCTGTATTCTGAACTGCAGAAGCTCTCTGGGctagagaaggaaggggaggaggaggccacCTCCGAGAGAGCCGGCCCAGGCGGAGAACCATCTGTGGGACCGGCCCCGGGAGACTTGAGGATGCCTTCAGAAATGAAGAGGCTGTGA
- the PSMB5 gene encoding proteasome subunit beta type-5: MALASVLERPLAVNRRGFFGFGGRADLLDLGPGSPGDGLSLVAPSWGVPEEPRIEMLHGTTTLAFKFLHGVIVAADSRATAGAYIASQTVKKVIEINPYLLGTMAGGAADCSFWERLLARQCRIYELRNKERISVAAASKLLANMVYQYKGMGLSMGTMICGWDKRGPGLYYVDSEGNRISGATFSVGSGSVYAYGVMDRGYSYDLEVEQAYDLARRAIYQATYRDAYSGGSVNLYHVREDGWIRVSSDNVADLHDKYSEPTP, from the exons ATGGCGCTGGCCAGCGTGTTAGAGAGGCCGCTGGCCGTGAATCGGCGCGGGTTTTTCGGATTTGGGGGTCGTGCGGATCTGCTGGACCTGGGTCCGGGGAGCCCTGGCGATGGGCTGAGCCTGGTCGCGCCCAGCTGGGGTGTCCCAGAGGAGCCAAGAATCGAAATGCTTCACGGTACCACCACTCTGGCCTTCAAG TTTCTCCATGGAGTCATTGTTGCAGCAGACTCCCGGGCCACAGCAGGTGCCTACATTGCCTCCCAGACAGTAAAGAAAGTGATAGAGATCAACCCGTACCTGCTGGGCACCATGGCTGGGGGTGCAGCGGATTGCAGCTTCTGGGAGCGGCTCTTGGCTCGGCAGTGTCGAATCTATGAGCTTCGAAACAAGGAACGAATTTCGGTAGCAGCTGCCTCCAAGCTGCTTGCCAACATGGTGTATCAGTACAAAGGCATGGGGCTGTCCATGGGCACCATGATCTGTGGCTGGGATAAGAGAGGCCCTG GCCTCTACTACGTGGACAGTGAAGGAAACCGGATCTCAGGGGCCACCTTCTCTGTAGGTTCTGGCTCTGTGTATGCCTATGGTGTCATGGATCGGGGTTACTCCTATGACCTGGAGGTGGAACAGGCTTATGATCTGGCCCGTCGAGCCATCTACCAAGCCACCTACAGAGATGCCTACTCAGGAGGCTCTGTCAACCTCTACCATGTCCGGGAGGATGGCTGGATCCGTGTCTCCAGTGACAATGTAGCTGATCTACACGACAAGTATAGTGAACCTACCCCCTGA